A single region of the Arthrobacter sp. V1I7 genome encodes:
- a CDS encoding MFS transporter: protein MSKKVVEPEGSGRVPLTARRAVSVFGITVVGFMTANLVPIMIVALTGELGFSVTDAGVLMTASLLACAASCLLTSRWSAHGGRYVVARLGLVLAAAGFGAAAFIPSVPVVIAGVVLGGLGAGGAVSAGGAALSALRNPDRASGINGFTNRAIVSVVLFAIPALGAGMGSAFGLLAGLALAALLTTGWLPDRPAPAVTTASTAPVPGASAKPSRTLMSAGVGLLACFALWALSEDSLWAVAATMGAEQAGLDEAGMGLALSLSTLGGLVATAVVSLFGRRLGRTLPLAVVLVAGGLLKVLAGAVTDPGWYLVVIIAWNTLYAAAFVYIIAVAAALDATGRWSAPLLGVYLIGSAFAPVFGTFLSAGIGYPGMGMVLAGMTFALLIPFLIISRVSVRTETAADTAARDAEFMRAAIV, encoded by the coding sequence ATGTCCAAAAAAGTTGTCGAGCCAGAGGGCTCGGGCCGTGTGCCGCTGACGGCGAGGCGCGCCGTCTCTGTTTTCGGAATCACTGTGGTGGGTTTCATGACCGCCAACCTGGTTCCGATCATGATTGTTGCGTTGACCGGCGAACTCGGTTTCTCCGTCACTGACGCCGGGGTCCTGATGACGGCTTCCCTGCTGGCCTGCGCTGCCTCCTGCCTCCTGACCTCCCGGTGGTCGGCACACGGGGGACGCTACGTCGTCGCCCGTCTCGGGCTGGTCCTGGCAGCCGCAGGTTTCGGCGCCGCCGCGTTCATCCCGTCAGTGCCCGTGGTCATCGCAGGCGTCGTGCTCGGCGGCCTGGGTGCGGGCGGGGCCGTCTCCGCCGGCGGCGCCGCTTTAAGTGCCTTGCGTAATCCTGACCGCGCCTCGGGTATCAACGGCTTCACTAACCGCGCGATCGTTTCGGTGGTGCTGTTCGCAATCCCGGCTCTGGGTGCCGGAATGGGCAGCGCGTTCGGCCTGCTTGCCGGTCTGGCCCTGGCCGCGCTACTGACCACTGGTTGGTTGCCGGACCGTCCCGCGCCTGCCGTGACGACTGCCTCAACTGCCCCTGTTCCGGGTGCGTCCGCCAAACCCTCCCGTACCCTGATGTCAGCCGGGGTGGGGCTGTTGGCCTGCTTCGCACTGTGGGCGTTGAGCGAGGACTCCTTGTGGGCCGTGGCTGCAACTATGGGCGCCGAGCAGGCCGGTCTCGACGAGGCCGGAATGGGCCTGGCGTTGAGCCTGTCCACCCTGGGCGGGCTGGTTGCGACAGCAGTTGTCAGCCTCTTTGGCCGGCGGCTGGGCCGTACTCTCCCCCTGGCGGTCGTTCTCGTGGCCGGTGGTTTACTCAAGGTCCTGGCCGGGGCGGTGACCGATCCGGGCTGGTACCTGGTGGTCATCATCGCCTGGAACACCCTCTACGCCGCTGCCTTCGTCTACATCATCGCTGTCGCAGCAGCCCTGGACGCCACCGGCCGGTGGTCAGCACCGCTTCTGGGCGTCTACCTCATCGGATCCGCCTTCGCCCCCGTCTTCGGCACTTTCCTCTCAGCCGGAATCGGCTACCCCGGAATGGGCATGGTCCTGGCCGGGATGACGTTCGCCCTGCTGATCCCGTTCCTCATAATCTCCCGTGTCTCCGTCCGTACCGAGACCGCAGCAGACACGGCCGCAAGGGATGCCGAGTTCATGCGGGCGGCGATCGTCTGA
- a CDS encoding helix-turn-helix transcriptional regulator has product MRPQELANLTHLRRARDLIDREYARPLDVPTMASGALMSPAHFSRQFKAAFGETPYNYLMTRRIERAMALLRAGVSVTDACMEVGCTSLGSFSSRFTEIVGTPPSAYRALGHQAVKAMPTCIAREHTRPARKPSRIEEASPGPLQ; this is encoded by the coding sequence ATGAGACCGCAGGAGCTGGCCAACCTGACCCACCTTCGCCGGGCGCGAGACCTGATTGACCGCGAATACGCCCGGCCACTCGATGTGCCCACCATGGCCTCCGGAGCCCTCATGTCCCCGGCGCATTTCTCCCGCCAGTTCAAGGCAGCATTCGGCGAGACGCCGTACAACTACCTCATGACGCGGCGGATCGAACGCGCCATGGCTCTGCTGCGGGCCGGTGTCAGCGTGACGGATGCCTGCATGGAGGTCGGCTGTACATCGCTGGGTTCGTTCAGCTCCCGCTTCACAGAGATCGTCGGCACGCCGCCCAGCGCCTACCGCGCCCTGGGGCACCAGGCGGTGAAGGCCATGCCGACGTGCATTGCCAGGGAGCACACGCGGCCCGCGCGCAAGCCGAGCAGGATTGAAGAAGCGTCCCCGGGACCACTGCAATAA
- a CDS encoding aldehyde dehydrogenase family protein — MSAIATAGTAFRVLNPAIGEVLAEYAEATAAEVEDAVDLARRAFAGWGPTTAERRAAVLRTAAGLLLERKENLARLATEEMGKLLGEAVAEVELCAEIFAYYAEHGPGFLADETLDYAGAVLQRRPLGPILGIMPWNYPYYQIARFAAPNLMLGNTLLIKPAPACPRSALAFEELLLDAGLPADAYRTVLAGGEQTAMMVSDPRVQGVSLTGSERAGAAVGALAGAGLKKHVLELGGSDAFIVLDSEDLDSVVGLAAAARMENAGQACTSPKRFIVAAPLYEDFVAGLAARLAAYVPGDPLDPATRLAPMSSAAAARTLLAQVEGAVAEGAALIGGGSSAAAGEAFVSPALLIGVRPGTRTYREELFGPVAVVYRAEDEDDAVRLANDSPYGLGASVFTADAGLADRIAERLEVGMVSVNRLTPSSAVLPFGEVKNSGVGRELGPLGMDEFVNRKLLVR, encoded by the coding sequence GTGAGCGCCATAGCCACGGCCGGCACCGCGTTCCGGGTGCTCAACCCGGCCATCGGAGAGGTGCTTGCCGAGTACGCGGAGGCCACGGCGGCGGAGGTTGAAGACGCCGTCGATTTGGCGCGCCGCGCCTTTGCCGGCTGGGGCCCGACGACGGCGGAACGGCGGGCCGCGGTGCTGCGGACCGCCGCCGGGCTGCTGCTCGAAAGAAAGGAGAACCTGGCCCGGCTTGCCACCGAGGAAATGGGCAAATTGCTGGGTGAGGCCGTCGCCGAAGTGGAGCTCTGCGCCGAGATCTTCGCGTACTATGCCGAGCACGGGCCGGGATTCCTGGCGGACGAGACGTTGGACTACGCCGGTGCGGTGCTGCAGCGACGCCCCCTGGGGCCGATCCTAGGCATCATGCCGTGGAACTACCCGTACTACCAGATCGCCCGTTTCGCGGCGCCGAACCTCATGCTGGGCAACACGCTGCTGATCAAGCCGGCGCCGGCCTGCCCGCGTTCGGCGCTGGCCTTCGAAGAGCTGCTGCTCGACGCCGGCCTGCCGGCAGATGCCTACCGCACAGTGCTGGCCGGCGGGGAACAGACGGCCATGATGGTGTCCGATCCCCGCGTTCAGGGCGTGTCGCTCACCGGAAGCGAACGGGCCGGCGCTGCAGTGGGGGCTCTGGCCGGGGCCGGGCTTAAGAAGCACGTCCTGGAGCTGGGTGGCTCGGACGCCTTCATTGTCCTGGACAGCGAGGACCTGGACTCGGTGGTTGGCCTTGCCGCGGCGGCGCGGATGGAGAACGCCGGCCAGGCCTGCACTTCGCCCAAGCGTTTCATTGTGGCTGCCCCGCTCTACGAGGACTTCGTCGCCGGGCTGGCAGCCAGGCTGGCCGCGTATGTGCCCGGTGACCCCCTCGATCCGGCCACCAGGCTTGCTCCGATGTCCTCCGCCGCTGCGGCCCGGACACTTCTGGCGCAGGTGGAGGGCGCTGTCGCCGAAGGTGCGGCGCTCATCGGCGGAGGGTCCAGTGCGGCGGCGGGGGAGGCCTTCGTGTCACCGGCGCTGCTGATTGGTGTGCGGCCGGGCACGCGCACCTACCGCGAGGAGCTCTTCGGCCCGGTGGCCGTTGTCTACCGGGCCGAGGATGAGGACGACGCCGTCAGGCTGGCCAACGATTCGCCGTACGGCCTGGGAGCATCGGTATTTACCGCCGACGCAGGCCTGGCGGACCGCATCGCCGAGCGGCTGGAAGTCGGCATGGTCAGCGTAAACCGGCTCACGCCGTCGTCGGCCGTGCTGCCCTTTGGCGAGGTCAAGAACAGCGGCGTGGGACGCGAACTGGGGCCGCTTGGCATGGACGAATTCGTGAACCGGAAACTCCTGGTCCGCTGA
- a CDS encoding TetR/AcrR family transcriptional regulator, with the protein MPRPHSPLLSVEAIVNAALALVDETGDFSFPKVARKIGVSQSALYNYIDNREHIVELMRGRLFADQVVPPVEDLPWDEALRVLVRIYRDGFAAHPRLVPLLVTQTVQDVGVVSLYENIAFTLERAGLDLAHIGPAIATIDYLALGAALELTAPEVVWSPPAGEFPALHRAVAHSGSVNERAESAFGFGLDVLVAGVRAKALHEIY; encoded by the coding sequence ATGCCCCGCCCTCATTCGCCGCTGTTGTCGGTCGAGGCCATCGTCAATGCCGCATTGGCACTTGTCGATGAAACCGGCGACTTCAGTTTCCCCAAGGTGGCGCGCAAGATTGGGGTCAGCCAGTCAGCTTTGTACAACTACATCGACAATCGCGAGCACATCGTTGAACTGATGCGCGGGCGGCTGTTCGCTGATCAAGTCGTCCCTCCGGTCGAGGACCTCCCGTGGGACGAGGCCTTGCGAGTGCTGGTGCGGATCTACCGCGACGGATTCGCTGCACACCCGCGGCTGGTGCCCTTGCTGGTTACGCAGACTGTCCAGGACGTGGGCGTGGTGAGCCTGTATGAGAACATCGCCTTCACCCTGGAGCGCGCAGGCCTGGACCTGGCCCACATCGGACCGGCGATTGCCACGATCGACTATCTCGCCCTCGGCGCGGCCCTGGAGCTGACCGCCCCGGAGGTTGTCTGGTCCCCTCCTGCGGGTGAATTCCCTGCGCTGCACCGCGCGGTTGCACATTCCGGGTCCGTCAACGAACGCGCAGAGTCAGCTTTCGGCTTCGGCCTTGATGTGCTGGTCGCCGGGGTACGCGCGAAGGCCTTACACGAAATTTACTGA
- a CDS encoding VOC family protein — MNISLQYAHITVNDLDESLAFYRDVLGLDVRNDVGSDGHRWVTLGSAAQPDLELVLSVPHAGRSQDDGDSFQQLLTKGVLPNIVFRTDDLDATFEAVRAAGAEVLQEPIVQPWGPRDCAFRDPSGNMVRFNQA; from the coding sequence ATGAACATCTCACTGCAGTATGCACACATCACCGTCAACGACCTCGACGAGTCGCTCGCGTTCTACCGCGACGTGCTCGGCTTGGACGTACGCAACGACGTCGGCTCGGACGGACACCGCTGGGTGACGCTCGGCAGCGCTGCCCAACCCGATCTGGAGCTCGTGCTCTCCGTCCCGCACGCCGGCCGCTCCCAGGATGACGGCGACTCGTTCCAGCAACTGCTCACCAAGGGCGTCCTGCCCAACATCGTGTTCCGCACTGACGATCTCGACGCCACATTCGAGGCGGTCCGGGCCGCGGGCGCGGAGGTCCTCCAGGAACCCATCGTCCAGCCGTGGGGCCCGCGTGACTGCGCCTTCCGTGACCCTTCCGGCAACATGGTCCGCTTCAACCAGGCCTGA
- a CDS encoding 1-aminocyclopropane-1-carboxylate deaminase, with protein MAITDFERYPLTFGPSPIQHLPRLTQHLGGAQVWAKREDVNSGLAFGGNKTRKLEYLIPDALARGADTLVSIGGYQSNHTRQVAAVAAKLGLKARLVQENWVNWPDPLSDRVGNIQLSRIMGAKVTLDSAGFDIGIRSSWQEAIDEVIADGGTPYAIPAGASDHPLGGLGFANWAYEVEQQEQELGVFFDTIIVCTVTGSTQAGMIAGFAGQDRRRRVIGIDASATLQKTRDQVEKIARNTAELIGLGRDLRDEEITILADWAGELYGVPVDSTLEAIRLGASLEGMITDPVYEGKSLAGLIDLVKSREIPATSNVLYAHLGGQLALNAYSGLFRF; from the coding sequence ATGGCCATCACTGATTTCGAGCGCTATCCACTGACGTTTGGGCCGAGCCCCATCCAGCACCTGCCGCGCCTCACCCAGCATCTCGGCGGCGCGCAGGTGTGGGCGAAGCGCGAGGACGTGAACAGCGGTCTTGCCTTCGGCGGCAACAAGACCCGTAAGCTCGAATACCTCATCCCGGATGCACTCGCCCGTGGCGCGGATACCCTGGTGTCCATCGGCGGCTACCAGTCCAACCACACGAGGCAAGTCGCGGCGGTCGCGGCGAAGCTCGGCCTCAAGGCCCGCCTCGTCCAGGAGAACTGGGTCAACTGGCCCGACCCGCTCAGCGACCGTGTCGGCAACATTCAGCTCTCCCGAATCATGGGCGCGAAGGTCACGCTTGACAGTGCGGGCTTTGACATCGGCATCCGTAGCAGTTGGCAAGAGGCCATTGACGAGGTCATCGCCGACGGCGGCACACCCTACGCGATCCCGGCCGGCGCATCCGATCATCCACTGGGGGGTCTCGGTTTCGCCAACTGGGCCTACGAAGTCGAACAGCAGGAACAAGAACTCGGCGTATTCTTCGACACGATCATTGTCTGTACCGTCACCGGATCCACCCAGGCCGGAATGATAGCCGGCTTCGCCGGGCAGGATCGGCGCCGCCGCGTGATCGGCATCGATGCCTCCGCAACTTTGCAGAAAACGCGTGACCAGGTCGAGAAGATCGCCCGTAACACCGCAGAACTAATCGGCCTTGGCCGCGACCTCCGTGACGAGGAAATCACGATCCTCGCGGACTGGGCGGGCGAGCTCTACGGGGTCCCCGTCGACTCCACCCTCGAAGCCATCCGACTCGGGGCGTCCTTGGAGGGGATGATCACTGACCCCGTATACGAAGGCAAATCCCTCGCCGGACTGATTGACCTGGTGAAGTCGCGCGAGATCCCGGCCACGAGCAATGTACTTTACGCCCACCTCGGTGGCCAGTTGGCGCTGAACGCCTACAGCGGTCTCTTCCGATTCTGA
- a CDS encoding amidohydrolase — protein MSDIKNAGLKSTAWEWVEEQKEQLSAWHTNIWELAEPAWREYESCAWYVKTLREHGFTVEEGSAGMPTAFAAEWTSPAGPGARILGYAEYDAIPGNCQAASTKREPRTGLSRFAPGHTDPHSALGISTLAGFLAAKDAMERHSIPGTLVYTGEPAEKVQGSKVVHGLRGYYDNLDAIISYHPFYMMPLCNTARWDTHCGSYYSKIYTFTCDNPEGWNNTYGDSPIPSSHSAARAPGADAALFTMFSLTKTTQDSMLPQAGGWSLSEAILTAGQATADNQPAGLAQIQYSWRCPSLAEADSVLAVLDRNAELAAAASHCTVSSRWVARNRPGIANHTVAQLAWENIAAVGAPVLDERARAFGREIQASCRVEPMENPFHPATAELISPQDAETELRRHIPATQQNWTSDDYVEMTWYAPTIRFYTARPTLAPDGKGTAYPGWAMTAMGGIPETIDPTITATGKMIAGMVLDLVTQPDLLAVAKAEFEAEKIRRGSVAPLLPAEFTAPTDFRWPEYIGEGKARDWWIPVSEEVWNTAL, from the coding sequence ATGAGCGACATCAAGAATGCCGGGCTGAAGTCCACCGCGTGGGAGTGGGTTGAGGAGCAGAAAGAACAGCTCTCCGCCTGGCACACGAACATCTGGGAGCTCGCCGAACCGGCCTGGCGCGAGTACGAGTCCTGCGCCTGGTACGTGAAAACACTGCGCGAACACGGCTTCACTGTGGAAGAAGGCAGCGCCGGCATGCCCACTGCCTTCGCCGCGGAGTGGACCAGCCCCGCCGGCCCGGGCGCCCGGATCCTGGGCTACGCCGAATACGACGCCATCCCCGGCAACTGTCAGGCCGCCTCCACCAAGCGCGAGCCCCGCACCGGGTTGTCCCGGTTCGCACCGGGCCACACGGACCCCCATTCCGCCTTGGGCATCTCCACGCTCGCCGGGTTCCTCGCCGCGAAGGACGCCATGGAACGGCACAGCATCCCGGGCACGCTGGTGTACACGGGCGAGCCGGCCGAGAAGGTCCAGGGTTCCAAGGTGGTCCATGGCCTGCGCGGCTACTACGACAACCTCGACGCCATCATTTCGTACCACCCGTTTTACATGATGCCGCTGTGCAACACCGCCCGCTGGGACACCCACTGCGGCTCGTACTACAGCAAGATCTACACCTTCACCTGTGACAACCCGGAAGGGTGGAACAACACCTACGGGGACAGCCCCATCCCGTCGTCGCACTCGGCTGCGCGGGCTCCCGGCGCCGACGCGGCACTGTTCACTATGTTCTCGCTGACCAAGACCACCCAGGACTCCATGCTGCCGCAGGCCGGCGGGTGGTCGCTGTCCGAGGCGATCCTCACCGCTGGCCAGGCGACGGCAGACAACCAGCCGGCCGGGCTGGCCCAGATCCAGTACTCCTGGCGCTGCCCGAGCCTGGCCGAAGCGGATTCGGTGCTCGCCGTGCTGGACCGCAACGCCGAACTGGCCGCGGCTGCGTCGCACTGCACCGTCAGTTCGCGCTGGGTGGCTCGCAACCGGCCCGGCATCGCCAACCACACGGTGGCGCAGCTGGCGTGGGAGAACATCGCCGCCGTCGGGGCACCGGTTCTGGACGAGCGGGCCCGAGCGTTCGGGCGCGAAATCCAGGCCTCGTGCCGGGTGGAGCCCATGGAGAACCCGTTCCACCCAGCGACGGCGGAACTGATCAGCCCGCAGGACGCCGAGACGGAGCTGCGCCGGCACATTCCGGCAACGCAGCAGAACTGGACCAGCGACGACTACGTGGAGATGACCTGGTACGCACCCACTATCCGCTTCTACACCGCCCGGCCTACACTGGCTCCGGACGGTAAGGGCACCGCGTACCCGGGCTGGGCCATGACGGCGATGGGCGGCATCCCGGAAACGATCGACCCCACCATCACCGCCACCGGCAAAATGATCGCCGGCATGGTGTTGGACCTGGTGACCCAGCCGGATCTCCTGGCTGTGGCAAAGGCCGAGTTCGAGGCCGAGAAGATCCGACGCGGTTCCGTGGCCCCACTCCTGCCCGCCGAATTCACTGCGCCCACGGACTTCCGCTGGCCCGAATACATCGGTGAGGGTAAGGCCCGTGACTGGTGGATCCCCGTGTCCGAGGAAGTCTGGAACACAGCCCTGTAA
- a CDS encoding amidohydrolase, translating to MAVRTLYTNATVFTADGTAAEAFVVEGTRFSFVGTASDARRAAGPDAEVVNLAAAFVLPGFVDAHTHLLMMGQAVQKVALRDASDLAEIQQRLREAAAENPLAPRILGTGWLYTALGGAAPVRQMLDDAVPDIPVYLDANDLHSVWVNSAALAELCINDSTPDPIGGRISRDPATGKADGMLYETAAQQIVWPALARAATAADRDSNLESAFEHYLSTGVTSAVDMAVQEDDIEAFQRALQRHEGLLPLRVKGHWLVSRRATGQENLAQVARAADLAAELSGPWLQICGIKIVIDGVIDSCTAAMKEPYSDGSRCDPIWDRESLIPVVAAADAAGLQIALHAIGDEASDIALDALEEAHRINGPRDRRHRIEHLETVTEANMVRLAALGVVASVQPVHADPAIQDNWQAMLGDDRVDRAYPWTEFLAAGATLALSTDAPTAPHQPLPNMYVAATRKSALDPSLPANRPDYALSLADALCHATRDAAYSCRAEDREGRIVAGNLADFTVLETDPLRADPEQLLSNRTCLTVVGGRVAFDAAVTAAAP from the coding sequence ATGGCTGTCCGTACCCTCTATACCAATGCCACTGTCTTCACCGCCGACGGCACCGCAGCGGAGGCCTTCGTTGTCGAGGGCACCCGGTTTAGCTTCGTGGGAACCGCGTCCGACGCGCGCCGGGCCGCAGGACCGGACGCGGAAGTAGTCAACCTCGCGGCGGCTTTCGTCCTGCCCGGCTTCGTCGACGCCCACACTCACCTGCTGATGATGGGACAGGCCGTGCAAAAGGTCGCCCTGCGCGACGCGTCAGACCTGGCCGAGATCCAGCAGCGGTTGCGCGAAGCGGCAGCAGAGAATCCGCTGGCTCCCCGCATCCTGGGCACGGGCTGGTTGTACACCGCGCTGGGTGGCGCGGCGCCCGTCCGGCAGATGCTCGACGACGCCGTCCCCGACATCCCTGTCTACCTTGATGCCAACGACCTGCACTCGGTGTGGGTCAACAGCGCGGCCCTGGCCGAGCTATGCATCAACGACAGCACGCCGGATCCGATCGGCGGCCGGATCAGCCGCGACCCGGCGACCGGGAAGGCGGACGGAATGCTCTACGAAACCGCCGCTCAGCAAATCGTCTGGCCTGCCCTGGCCAGGGCAGCTACGGCCGCGGACCGTGACTCAAACCTCGAATCGGCCTTCGAACACTACCTCTCCACCGGCGTCACCAGCGCGGTGGACATGGCCGTCCAGGAGGACGATATCGAAGCCTTCCAACGCGCGCTGCAGCGGCACGAAGGCCTCCTGCCCCTGCGGGTGAAGGGACACTGGCTCGTCTCCCGGCGCGCAACCGGCCAGGAGAACCTTGCCCAGGTCGCCCGCGCGGCGGACCTGGCCGCGGAACTGTCAGGCCCGTGGCTGCAAATCTGCGGGATAAAGATCGTCATCGACGGCGTCATCGACAGCTGCACCGCCGCCATGAAGGAGCCGTACTCTGACGGCAGCCGCTGCGACCCCATCTGGGACCGGGAGTCGCTGATCCCGGTCGTTGCCGCCGCCGATGCCGCCGGACTGCAGATCGCCTTGCACGCCATCGGCGACGAAGCCTCGGACATCGCTCTGGACGCCCTCGAAGAAGCGCACCGCATCAACGGTCCAAGGGACCGCCGGCACCGCATCGAACACCTCGAAACCGTCACCGAGGCCAATATGGTGCGGCTTGCAGCCCTCGGCGTGGTGGCCTCTGTGCAGCCGGTCCACGCAGACCCCGCTATCCAGGACAATTGGCAGGCCATGCTGGGAGATGACCGCGTCGACCGGGCGTACCCCTGGACGGAGTTCCTCGCAGCCGGGGCAACCCTGGCCCTGAGCACCGATGCGCCCACGGCGCCGCACCAGCCGCTGCCCAACATGTACGTCGCCGCCACCCGGAAGTCGGCCCTGGACCCCTCGCTGCCTGCCAACCGGCCGGACTATGCCCTGAGCCTGGCTGACGCCCTGTGCCACGCAACACGGGACGCGGCGTATTCGTGTCGCGCCGAGGACCGGGAAGGCCGGATCGTCGCCGGCAACCTCGCCGACTTCACGGTCCTGGAAACCGACCCCCTCCGCGCCGATCCGGAGCAGCTCCTGTCCAACCGGACCTGCCTGACAGTGGTGGGCGGACGCGTCGCCTTCGACGCCGCCGTGACGGCGGCTGCGCCATGA
- a CDS encoding thiamine pyrophosphate-dependent enzyme, with protein sequence MTPVQLHCNLSADLELLGNAAAVVPQLLAALAGHVPAAAPDLAPLRAGLQTEARSMAPVLARINEILAGALPADTVIAGDSSQITYFGTTSFFPMQQPHQLLYTPAYATLGYGLPAAIGAKVADPDRPVVGLIGDGALMFAVQEFITAVEQGVDLPIICINNGGYGEIRQNMEDRDLAPVGVNLTQPDWVRLAEGFGLTAFNVESLDVLADTVTKALAVKGPSLIHVSIP encoded by the coding sequence TTGACCCCCGTTCAGCTGCACTGCAACCTCAGCGCGGACCTGGAACTCCTGGGCAATGCGGCCGCCGTGGTGCCCCAGCTGCTCGCGGCACTCGCCGGGCACGTGCCGGCAGCGGCGCCGGACCTGGCCCCGCTGCGCGCCGGGCTGCAGACCGAAGCCCGCTCCATGGCGCCCGTGCTGGCCCGGATCAACGAGATCCTCGCCGGCGCACTGCCGGCGGACACCGTCATCGCCGGCGATTCCTCGCAGATCACCTACTTCGGCACCACGTCCTTCTTCCCCATGCAGCAGCCGCACCAGCTCCTGTACACACCGGCCTACGCCACGCTCGGCTACGGGCTGCCGGCCGCGATCGGCGCCAAGGTGGCCGATCCAGACCGTCCGGTAGTGGGCCTGATCGGCGACGGTGCCCTTATGTTCGCCGTCCAGGAATTCATCACCGCCGTGGAACAGGGCGTGGACCTGCCCATCATCTGCATCAACAACGGCGGCTACGGCGAAATCCGGCAGAACATGGAGGACCGCGATCTGGCTCCTGTCGGGGTCAACCTGACGCAGCCGGACTGGGTCCGCCTAGCCGAGGGCTTCGGCCTCACGGCGTTCAATGTCGAGTCCCTCGACGTCCTGGCCGATACCGTCACCAAGGCACTTGCGGTGAAGGGCCCCAGCCTCATCCACGTGAGCATCCCGTGA
- a CDS encoding HAD-IIB family hydrolase, which translates to MSAKPSTTGTVRAVFLDVDGTYADYGVVPEGHVRAVRAAREAGHRVLLCTGRPVSMLPDSILAAGFDGLVASAGAYVEVAGTVLVDRRFPADLAGRTVRALDAHDAVYVLEAQEALHVPPVAMERLRAILDAHFRQAPEGPVGSSAILDAVHPTADRAAVQFAKVSVFDSPVAMERLVKEIGGAIAVVANSVADEGRHAGELYQREISKADGVAAVIAHLGIAREATIAIGDGANDLEMIAYAGIGIAIEGSHPELMAIADRVAARPRQEGLVAAFAELGLL; encoded by the coding sequence ATGAGCGCAAAGCCGAGCACTACTGGAACTGTCCGGGCTGTCTTCCTGGATGTGGACGGCACCTACGCGGACTACGGCGTCGTCCCCGAAGGCCATGTGCGCGCTGTCCGGGCGGCGCGGGAAGCCGGCCACCGGGTCCTGCTATGCACCGGACGTCCCGTGTCGATGTTGCCCGATAGTATCCTCGCCGCGGGCTTCGATGGCCTCGTGGCCAGCGCGGGCGCGTACGTGGAAGTGGCCGGGACCGTGCTCGTGGACCGGCGCTTCCCGGCAGACCTGGCCGGCAGAACGGTCAGGGCGCTCGACGCGCACGACGCAGTGTATGTCCTCGAGGCGCAGGAGGCGCTGCACGTTCCACCGGTGGCGATGGAGCGCTTACGAGCCATCCTTGACGCCCATTTCAGGCAGGCACCGGAAGGCCCGGTGGGTTCGTCCGCCATTCTCGACGCCGTGCACCCCACGGCGGACCGTGCGGCCGTGCAGTTCGCCAAGGTCTCCGTGTTTGACTCCCCCGTTGCCATGGAGCGCCTGGTCAAGGAAATCGGCGGGGCGATTGCCGTCGTCGCCAATTCGGTTGCCGACGAGGGCCGGCATGCGGGTGAACTGTACCAGCGCGAGATCAGCAAGGCTGACGGTGTCGCGGCCGTCATCGCCCACCTGGGCATTGCCCGCGAGGCGACGATTGCGATAGGCGACGGCGCCAACGACCTCGAGATGATCGCGTACGCAGGCATCGGCATCGCCATCGAAGGGTCCCACCCCGAGCTCATGGCGATCGCAGACCGCGTCGCCGCGCGTCCGCGGCAGGAGGGGCTCGTTGCCGCCTTCGCCGAGCTCGGCCTCCTCTGA
- a CDS encoding GntR family transcriptional regulator: MPTPSSSGVHTRSLLRDDVYRSIRDAIVDGTFAPGERLRDPELEKWLGVSRTPIREALLRLERAGLVIALPGRATIVSPTDGGSILHAQQIAAAMHELAARLAVPKISGAEVAAMVAANESFGWALTRLDVESALKADDVFHDVFVHASGNPMIGEVLEQATPLIRRSERLRFASLAARDSVAQHQAIIAKARAGDAAGAAILCRENWMTLSHTPERREDGERRGG, encoded by the coding sequence ATGCCCACACCCTCTTCCAGCGGAGTCCACACCCGCTCGCTGCTACGCGATGACGTGTACCGCTCGATCAGGGACGCCATCGTCGATGGCACTTTCGCCCCGGGTGAGCGCCTGCGTGACCCGGAGCTCGAAAAGTGGCTCGGTGTCAGCAGGACGCCCATCCGCGAGGCGTTGCTGCGCCTCGAGCGCGCCGGCCTGGTAATCGCCCTTCCCGGGCGGGCCACGATCGTGTCGCCCACCGACGGAGGATCCATACTCCACGCCCAGCAGATCGCGGCCGCAATGCACGAGCTCGCTGCCCGGCTCGCCGTGCCCAAAATCAGCGGGGCGGAGGTCGCGGCAATGGTCGCGGCAAACGAGAGCTTCGGCTGGGCACTGACCCGTCTCGACGTCGAAAGTGCGCTGAAAGCAGACGACGTATTCCACGACGTGTTCGTGCACGCCAGCGGCAACCCCATGATCGGGGAAGTTTTGGAGCAGGCGACCCCGCTGATCCGCCGTTCAGAACGACTGCGGTTCGCTTCCCTCGCAGCCCGTGACTCAGTTGCCCAGCACCAAGCGATCATCGCCAAGGCCCGGGCAGGAGATGCGGCGGGTGCAGCGATATTGTGCCGTGAGAACTGGATGACTCTCAGCCACACGCCCGAACGCCGCGAGGACGGTGAGCGCCGCGGGGGTTAG